Proteins found in one Oncorhynchus keta strain PuntledgeMale-10-30-2019 chromosome 2, Oket_V2, whole genome shotgun sequence genomic segment:
- the LOC118358039 gene encoding autophagy-related protein 13-like isoform X1, with protein MHSMMDSDLSPQDKKDLDKFIKFFALKTVQVIVQARLGEKVCTRSLSSPTGSDWFNLAIKDIPEVTHESKKALAGQLPGIERSMCVEISLKTSEGDSMELETWCLEMNEKCDKDIKVSYTVYNRMSLLLKSLLAITRVTPAYKLSRKQGHDYVILYRIYFGEVQLTGLGEGFQTVRVGVVGTPIGTITLSCAYRTNLAFMSTRQFERTAPIMGIIIDHFVERPFGNVGHMHPCNYRAPGEDEGAYNGVEDSQEVCTTSFSTSPPSQLYCSRLSYQSPVLVGAADFCHPSTLNAANPHKMGVPGKECGVPQQVPVQPCHGAQAEHRRVSSCPPADHVPATPSSSGEDAETSSRSVGVKSGSPCGVLETTFTRKVGAFVNKPGTQVTTASLDLPFAAFAPRAYDLEENDPMVQPPESSATSSPLQGSLHSQGSGESGGPAQDDFVMVDFKPAFSKDDLLPMDLGTFYREFQNPPQLTSLTIDVSSQSMAEDLDSLPEKLAVYEKNIDEFDAFVDTLQ; from the exons A TGCATTCCATGATGGACAGTGATCTAAGTCCTCAGGATAAAAAAGACTTGGACAAGTTCATAAAGTTTTTCGCTTTGAAG ACAGTACAGGTGATAGTCCAAGCTCGACTTGGGGAAAAAGTATGCACACGCTCCTTGTCTTCACCTACTGGCTCTGATTGG TTCAACCTGGCAATCAAAGATATCCCAGAAGTTACACATGAGTCAAAGAAAGCTCTGGCCGGGCAGCTTCCTGGCATCGAACGGTCCATGTGTGTTGAGATCTCCCTCAAAACCTCAGAG GGAGACTCGATGGAATTGGAGACATGGTGTCTCGAAATGAACGAGAA GTGTGACAAAGATATTAAAGTGTCCTACACTGTCTATAACCGCATGTCATTACTGCTCAAGTCACTACTGGCTATCACAAGGGTAACCCCAGCCTACAAACTCTCACGAAAGCAAGGGCACGACTATGTCATACTGTACAG GATATATTTTGGAGAGGTTCAACTTACAGGATTGGGAGAAG GGTTCCAAACAGTGCGTGTAGGAGTTGTGGGTACTCCTATTGGAACCATCACCTTATCTTGTGCCTACAGGACAAACCTGGCCTTCATGTCCACCAG GCAGTTTGAGAGGACGGCTCCGATTATGGGCATAATCATTGACCACTTCGTTGAGCGCCCCTTTGGCAACGTGGGACACATGCATCCATGTAACTACAG AGCACCCGGAGAAGATGAAGGAGCATACAATGGGGTGGAGGATTCTCAGGAAGTGTGCACCACGTCCTTCTCCACTTCTCCACCCTCACAA ctctacTGCTCTCGTCTTTCTTATCAGTCTCCTGTGCTTGTTGGAGCTGCTGACTTCTGCCACCCCTCTACCTTAAACGCTGCCAACCCACACAAG ATGGGAGTTCCAGGGAAGGAGTGCGGCGTACCCCAGCAGGTGCCTGTGCAGCCTTGTCATGGAGCCCAGGCAGAGCATCGACGAGTGTCCTCATGCCCCCCTGCTGATCATGTTCCCGCCACGCCCTCCAGCAG TGGTGAGGACGCAGAGACCTCGTCGAGGAGCGTTGGGGTGAAGAGTGGCTCTCCCTGTGGTGTACTGGAGACCACCTTCACCAGGAAAGTGGGTGCCTTTGTCAACAAGCCAGGCACACAG GTAACCACAGCAAGCCTGGACTTACCATTTGCAGCGTTTGCTCCCAGAGCCTATGACCTCGAGGAAAATGACCCTATG GTTCAGCCGCCGGAGTCCTCAGCCACGTCCTCTCCCCTGCAGGGCAGTTTGCACTCCCAAGGCTCTGGTGAGAGTGGAGGCCCGGCACAGGACGACTTTGTTATGGTGGACTTT AAGCCTGCGTTCTCCAAGGATGACCTCCTTCCCATGGACCTTGGCACATTCTACAGAGAGTTCCAGAATCCCCCACAGCTCACCAGCCTCACTATTGATGTCAGTTCTCAGTCCATGGCAGAAGACCTG GACTCTCTTCCTGAAAAACTGGCAGTATACGAGAAGAACATTGATGAATTTGATGCATTTGTGGACACATTGCAGTAG
- the LOC118358039 gene encoding autophagy-related protein 13-like isoform X3, producing MHSMMDSDLSPQDKKDLDKFIKFFALKTVQVIVQARLGEKVCTRSLSSPTGSDWFNLAIKDIPEVTHESKKALAGQLPGIERSMCVEISLKTSEGDSMELETWCLEMNEKCDKDIKVSYTVYNRMSLLLKSLLAITRVTPAYKLSRKQGHDYVILYRIYFGEVQLTGLGEGFQTVRVGVVGTPIGTITLSCAYRTNLAFMSTRQFERTAPIMGIIIDHFVERPFGNVGHMHPCNYRAPGEDEGAYNGVEDSQEVCTTSFSTSPPSQMGVPGKECGVPQQVPVQPCHGAQAEHRRVSSCPPADHVPATPSSSGEDAETSSRSVGVKSGSPCGVLETTFTRKVGAFVNKPGTQVTTASLDLPFAAFAPRAYDLEENDPMVQPPESSATSSPLQGSLHSQGSGESGGPAQDDFVMVDFKPAFSKDDLLPMDLGTFYREFQNPPQLTSLTIDVSSQSMAEDLDSLPEKLAVYEKNIDEFDAFVDTLQ from the exons A TGCATTCCATGATGGACAGTGATCTAAGTCCTCAGGATAAAAAAGACTTGGACAAGTTCATAAAGTTTTTCGCTTTGAAG ACAGTACAGGTGATAGTCCAAGCTCGACTTGGGGAAAAAGTATGCACACGCTCCTTGTCTTCACCTACTGGCTCTGATTGG TTCAACCTGGCAATCAAAGATATCCCAGAAGTTACACATGAGTCAAAGAAAGCTCTGGCCGGGCAGCTTCCTGGCATCGAACGGTCCATGTGTGTTGAGATCTCCCTCAAAACCTCAGAG GGAGACTCGATGGAATTGGAGACATGGTGTCTCGAAATGAACGAGAA GTGTGACAAAGATATTAAAGTGTCCTACACTGTCTATAACCGCATGTCATTACTGCTCAAGTCACTACTGGCTATCACAAGGGTAACCCCAGCCTACAAACTCTCACGAAAGCAAGGGCACGACTATGTCATACTGTACAG GATATATTTTGGAGAGGTTCAACTTACAGGATTGGGAGAAG GGTTCCAAACAGTGCGTGTAGGAGTTGTGGGTACTCCTATTGGAACCATCACCTTATCTTGTGCCTACAGGACAAACCTGGCCTTCATGTCCACCAG GCAGTTTGAGAGGACGGCTCCGATTATGGGCATAATCATTGACCACTTCGTTGAGCGCCCCTTTGGCAACGTGGGACACATGCATCCATGTAACTACAG AGCACCCGGAGAAGATGAAGGAGCATACAATGGGGTGGAGGATTCTCAGGAAGTGTGCACCACGTCCTTCTCCACTTCTCCACCCTCACAA ATGGGAGTTCCAGGGAAGGAGTGCGGCGTACCCCAGCAGGTGCCTGTGCAGCCTTGTCATGGAGCCCAGGCAGAGCATCGACGAGTGTCCTCATGCCCCCCTGCTGATCATGTTCCCGCCACGCCCTCCAGCAG TGGTGAGGACGCAGAGACCTCGTCGAGGAGCGTTGGGGTGAAGAGTGGCTCTCCCTGTGGTGTACTGGAGACCACCTTCACCAGGAAAGTGGGTGCCTTTGTCAACAAGCCAGGCACACAG GTAACCACAGCAAGCCTGGACTTACCATTTGCAGCGTTTGCTCCCAGAGCCTATGACCTCGAGGAAAATGACCCTATG GTTCAGCCGCCGGAGTCCTCAGCCACGTCCTCTCCCCTGCAGGGCAGTTTGCACTCCCAAGGCTCTGGTGAGAGTGGAGGCCCGGCACAGGACGACTTTGTTATGGTGGACTTT AAGCCTGCGTTCTCCAAGGATGACCTCCTTCCCATGGACCTTGGCACATTCTACAGAGAGTTCCAGAATCCCCCACAGCTCACCAGCCTCACTATTGATGTCAGTTCTCAGTCCATGGCAGAAGACCTG GACTCTCTTCCTGAAAAACTGGCAGTATACGAGAAGAACATTGATGAATTTGATGCATTTGTGGACACATTGCAGTAG
- the LOC118358039 gene encoding autophagy-related protein 13-like isoform X2 — protein sequence MMDSDLSPQDKKDLDKFIKFFALKTVQVIVQARLGEKVCTRSLSSPTGSDWFNLAIKDIPEVTHESKKALAGQLPGIERSMCVEISLKTSEGDSMELETWCLEMNEKCDKDIKVSYTVYNRMSLLLKSLLAITRVTPAYKLSRKQGHDYVILYRIYFGEVQLTGLGEGFQTVRVGVVGTPIGTITLSCAYRTNLAFMSTRQFERTAPIMGIIIDHFVERPFGNVGHMHPCNYRAPGEDEGAYNGVEDSQEVCTTSFSTSPPSQLYCSRLSYQSPVLVGAADFCHPSTLNAANPHKMGVPGKECGVPQQVPVQPCHGAQAEHRRVSSCPPADHVPATPSSSGEDAETSSRSVGVKSGSPCGVLETTFTRKVGAFVNKPGTQVTTASLDLPFAAFAPRAYDLEENDPMVQPPESSATSSPLQGSLHSQGSGESGGPAQDDFVMVDFKPAFSKDDLLPMDLGTFYREFQNPPQLTSLTIDVSSQSMAEDLDSLPEKLAVYEKNIDEFDAFVDTLQ from the exons ATGATGGACAGTGATCTAAGTCCTCAGGATAAAAAAGACTTGGACAAGTTCATAAAGTTTTTCGCTTTGAAG ACAGTACAGGTGATAGTCCAAGCTCGACTTGGGGAAAAAGTATGCACACGCTCCTTGTCTTCACCTACTGGCTCTGATTGG TTCAACCTGGCAATCAAAGATATCCCAGAAGTTACACATGAGTCAAAGAAAGCTCTGGCCGGGCAGCTTCCTGGCATCGAACGGTCCATGTGTGTTGAGATCTCCCTCAAAACCTCAGAG GGAGACTCGATGGAATTGGAGACATGGTGTCTCGAAATGAACGAGAA GTGTGACAAAGATATTAAAGTGTCCTACACTGTCTATAACCGCATGTCATTACTGCTCAAGTCACTACTGGCTATCACAAGGGTAACCCCAGCCTACAAACTCTCACGAAAGCAAGGGCACGACTATGTCATACTGTACAG GATATATTTTGGAGAGGTTCAACTTACAGGATTGGGAGAAG GGTTCCAAACAGTGCGTGTAGGAGTTGTGGGTACTCCTATTGGAACCATCACCTTATCTTGTGCCTACAGGACAAACCTGGCCTTCATGTCCACCAG GCAGTTTGAGAGGACGGCTCCGATTATGGGCATAATCATTGACCACTTCGTTGAGCGCCCCTTTGGCAACGTGGGACACATGCATCCATGTAACTACAG AGCACCCGGAGAAGATGAAGGAGCATACAATGGGGTGGAGGATTCTCAGGAAGTGTGCACCACGTCCTTCTCCACTTCTCCACCCTCACAA ctctacTGCTCTCGTCTTTCTTATCAGTCTCCTGTGCTTGTTGGAGCTGCTGACTTCTGCCACCCCTCTACCTTAAACGCTGCCAACCCACACAAG ATGGGAGTTCCAGGGAAGGAGTGCGGCGTACCCCAGCAGGTGCCTGTGCAGCCTTGTCATGGAGCCCAGGCAGAGCATCGACGAGTGTCCTCATGCCCCCCTGCTGATCATGTTCCCGCCACGCCCTCCAGCAG TGGTGAGGACGCAGAGACCTCGTCGAGGAGCGTTGGGGTGAAGAGTGGCTCTCCCTGTGGTGTACTGGAGACCACCTTCACCAGGAAAGTGGGTGCCTTTGTCAACAAGCCAGGCACACAG GTAACCACAGCAAGCCTGGACTTACCATTTGCAGCGTTTGCTCCCAGAGCCTATGACCTCGAGGAAAATGACCCTATG GTTCAGCCGCCGGAGTCCTCAGCCACGTCCTCTCCCCTGCAGGGCAGTTTGCACTCCCAAGGCTCTGGTGAGAGTGGAGGCCCGGCACAGGACGACTTTGTTATGGTGGACTTT AAGCCTGCGTTCTCCAAGGATGACCTCCTTCCCATGGACCTTGGCACATTCTACAGAGAGTTCCAGAATCCCCCACAGCTCACCAGCCTCACTATTGATGTCAGTTCTCAGTCCATGGCAGAAGACCTG GACTCTCTTCCTGAAAAACTGGCAGTATACGAGAAGAACATTGATGAATTTGATGCATTTGTGGACACATTGCAGTAG
- the LOC118358061 gene encoding rho GTPase-activating protein 1-like, which produces MSSDLLVDLNDDLGVDDPPSNALDQLKLSPMGDKLWPPDDSSMSKSETDISKRLGEGSHLSWDHPYYDIARHQIVEVAGDDNFGRKVIVFNACRMPPHHELDHHKLLMYLKATLDQYVESDYTLIYFHNGLTSENKPSLSWLRDAYREFDRKYKKNIKALYIVHPTIFIKTLLILFKPLISFKFGRKINYINYLSELEDVVKCEQLVIPTRVRDYDEKIRASLKPSVQAQMSPPRSPPLPNQQFGVSLPMLRARSSDNEAVPLVMRDTVAFLMEQGLEIEGIFRRSANVTLVKDVQHRYNSGEEVSFSQMEDVHLAAVILKTFLRELPEPLLTYQLYNDIVNFHNVDSSAKVTAIQNMLAMLPEENYTSLKFLIEFLVQVSAQSEINKMNNTNLAVVFGPNLLWGQDAAMTLSAIGPINNFTRTLLDQHYEVFSP; this is translated from the exons ATGTCTTCAGACCTTCTGGTTGACCTCAATGATGACCTTGGTGTAGATGATCCCCCCAGCAATGCCCTGGACCAGCTCAAACTGTCTCCAATGGGGGACAAGCTGTGGCCCCCAGATGACTCCAGTATGAGCAAGTCTG AGACGGACATATCCAAGCGGTTGGGGGAGGGGTCACACCtatcctgggaccacccatactatGATATTGCCAGGCATCAGATTGTCGAAGTAGCAG GTGATGATAACTTTGGCAGGAAGGTGATTGTCTTCAACGCCTGTCGGATGCCCCCCCACCACGAACTGGACCACCACAAGCTACTGAT GTACCTGAAGGCTACCCTAGACCAGTATGTTGAGAGCGACTACACCCTCATCTACTTCCATAATGGCCTCACCAGTGAGAACAAGCCATCTCTCAGCTGGCTGAGAGACGCCTACAGAGAATTTGACCGGAA GTACAAGAAGAACatcaaggcactgtacattgtcCACCCCACCATCTTCATCAAGACTCTTCTCATCCTTTTCAAGCCTCTCATCAG CTTCAAGTTTGGACGAAAGATCAACTACATCAACTACCTGAGTGAACTGGAGGACGTTGTTAAGTGTGAGCAGCTAGTGATACCCACCCGGGTGCGAGA CTATGATGAAAAAATCAGAGCCTCACTGAAACCATCAGTTCAGGCCCAGATGTCCCCCCCTCGCAGTCCACCACTACCCAATCAACAGTTTGGAGTCTCCTTGCCAAT GCTAAGAGCAAGAAGTTCTGACAACGAAGCAGTACCATTGGTGATGCGAGACACCGTGGCCTTCTTAATGGAACAAG GTCTTGAAATTGAGGGGATATTCCGGCGGTCAGCCAACGTGACGCTCGTCAAGGATGTTCAGCACAGATATAACTCGG GTGAGGAGGTGAGTTTTTCCCAGATGGAGGACGTTCACCTGGCAGCTGTCATCCTCAAGACATTCCTCAGAGAACTACCAGAGCCCCTCCTCACATACCAGCTCTACAATGACATTGTCAACTTCCACA ATGTTGACAGCAGTGCCAAAGTGACTGCGATCCAGAACATGCTGGCAATGCTCCCTGAGGAGAACTAtacctccctgaagttcctcattgagttcctgGTGCAG GTGTCCGCACAGAGTGAGATCAACAAGATGAACAACACCAACCTGGCAGTGGTGTTCGGACCCAACCTACTATGGGGACAAGACGCTGCCATGACACTCAGTGCCATCGGCCCCATCAATAACTTCACCAGAACTCTGTTGGACCAACACTACGAGGTCTTTTCCCCCTAA